The following are encoded in a window of Haloarcula halophila genomic DNA:
- a CDS encoding nicotinate-nucleotide--dimethylbenzimidazole phosphoribosyltransferase, with the protein MHDTRFVLAAGTTATAERAGLSAAGADPSLASTTPSADAELLTYGQPVRTGTVPVSPDGCPTPALVTRAVRDCLGFDVTVVDAGLSEPTAAPTVSVGAKPGRDITEQDTVPTAYGAFEAARQFGHALPNDELWLAETVPGGTTTALGVLRALGEDVMVSSSLPENPIEQKRDLVEEGLAASSLDPGDAAGQPKRALRRMGDPVLATLSGLTAGAVETDTAVTLAGGSQQLAVAALVRHGGYEGPLSLATTSYVADDPTADLRAGAEGLDLDLTVTDPGFDQRDHVGMNRFVAGEAKEGVGMGGALALAERAGVPMAEVRAAFADSYGELLDR; encoded by the coding sequence ATGCACGACACACGGTTCGTTCTGGCGGCGGGCACGACGGCGACGGCCGAGCGGGCCGGTCTCAGCGCCGCCGGCGCAGATCCGTCCCTCGCGTCGACGACGCCGTCGGCCGACGCGGAACTCCTCACGTACGGACAGCCGGTCAGAACCGGAACGGTCCCGGTCAGCCCCGATGGCTGTCCGACGCCGGCTTTGGTTACGCGGGCAGTACGGGACTGTCTCGGTTTCGATGTCACCGTCGTCGACGCCGGCCTGAGCGAGCCGACGGCCGCACCGACGGTGTCGGTCGGGGCGAAACCCGGCCGGGACATCACCGAGCAGGACACGGTGCCGACGGCCTACGGTGCCTTCGAGGCGGCCAGACAGTTCGGCCACGCGCTCCCCAACGACGAGTTGTGGCTCGCGGAGACGGTTCCGGGTGGGACCACGACCGCACTGGGCGTGTTGCGGGCACTGGGCGAAGACGTGATGGTCTCCTCGTCGCTCCCGGAGAACCCCATCGAACAGAAGCGGGACCTCGTCGAGGAGGGGTTAGCGGCGAGTTCACTGGACCCCGGCGACGCTGCCGGACAGCCAAAGCGGGCGCTCCGTCGGATGGGGGACCCGGTGCTCGCGACGCTATCGGGCCTCACCGCTGGCGCCGTCGAGACCGACACCGCGGTGACGCTCGCGGGCGGGAGTCAGCAACTCGCCGTCGCCGCGCTGGTCCGTCACGGCGGCTACGAGGGGCCGCTATCGCTGGCGACGACCAGTTACGTCGCCGACGATCCGACAGCGGATCTCCGGGCCGGTGCCGAGGGTCTCGACCTCGACCTGACGGTGACCGACCCCGGCTTCGATCAGAGGGACCACGTCGGGATGAACCGCTTCGTCGCCGGTGAAGCCAAGGAAGGTGTCGGGATGGGCGGCGCGCTCGCGCTGGCCGAGCGGGCCGGTGTCCCGATGGCCGAGGTCCGTGCTGCGTTCGCGGACAGCTACGGGGAGTTGCTCGACCGATGA
- the dacZ gene encoding diadenylate cyclase DacZ produces MNELQELLGDVVADVDAVFLFSPTAAFFERFADVTEVSVVVVASENTVGAEEFVGLPIEFIDLEGRVRFGIEGALELGVVEEGDEIVCIADIFGGTTNSVVRVQTDTFSPSGVYDLFTNSRAEPDVVRDVLEVAIELGKKGQKGKPVGALFVVGDAGKVMNKSRPLSYNPFEKSHVHVGDPIVNVMLKEFSRLDGAFIISDSGKIVSAYRYLEPSAEGVDIPKGLGARHMAGGAITRDTNATAIVLSESDGMVRAFKGGELVLEIDPEEY; encoded by the coding sequence ATGAACGAGTTGCAGGAGTTGTTAGGCGATGTCGTCGCCGACGTCGATGCGGTGTTCCTCTTCTCGCCGACGGCCGCGTTCTTCGAGCGGTTCGCGGACGTGACGGAGGTCTCGGTGGTCGTCGTCGCGAGCGAGAACACCGTCGGAGCCGAGGAGTTCGTCGGACTCCCCATCGAGTTCATCGACCTCGAAGGCCGGGTCCGGTTCGGGATCGAAGGGGCGCTGGAACTGGGGGTCGTCGAAGAAGGCGACGAGATCGTCTGTATCGCGGATATCTTCGGCGGGACGACGAACTCCGTCGTCCGCGTCCAGACGGACACGTTCTCGCCGTCGGGCGTCTACGATCTGTTCACCAACTCCCGGGCCGAACCGGATGTTGTCCGGGATGTCCTGGAAGTCGCAATCGAACTGGGCAAGAAAGGCCAGAAAGGCAAGCCGGTCGGTGCCCTGTTCGTCGTCGGGGACGCCGGGAAGGTGATGAACAAGTCCCGGCCGCTGTCGTACAACCCCTTCGAGAAGTCCCACGTCCACGTCGGCGACCCCATCGTCAACGTGATGCTCAAGGAGTTCTCGCGGCTCGACGGTGCCTTCATCATCTCGGACTCGGGGAAGATCGTCTCGGCGTACCGGTACCTCGAACCGTCCGCCGAAGGAGTCGACATCCCGAAAGGGCTCGGTGCCCGGCACATGGCTGGCGGTGCTATCACCCGGGACACGAACGCGACGGCGATCGTGCTCTCGGAGAGCGATGGGATGGTTCGGGCGTTCAAAGGCGGTGAACTCGTCCTGGAGATCGATCCAGAGGAGTACTGA
- a CDS encoding DUF7385 family protein yields MEEFDELVSSLTPREDNEAIKSYQNTTAVACPSCEEPFDDMVVCKQEFTSLNLDFEMDLCTTIHDDAVVLFTHK; encoded by the coding sequence ATGGAAGAGTTCGACGAACTCGTCTCCTCGCTGACCCCTCGCGAGGACAACGAGGCGATCAAATCGTACCAGAACACCACCGCCGTCGCCTGTCCCTCCTGCGAGGAGCCCTTCGACGACATGGTCGTCTGCAAACAGGAGTTCACCTCGTTGAACCTGGACTTCGAGATGGACCTCTGTACGACGATCCACGACGACGCCGTCGTCCTGTTCACGCACAAGTGA
- a CDS encoding ribonuclease H: protein MAAYGRPTLRDLFDESPTPHIAHPPRSHHRDFYLATDGSFRPHSGETADHGGGLGVVIETFDGQRVTRLSVPDTAPDNNVAEYRALHLGLDVLAARAPRDARVGLLIDHDQLAGNVNAEVLATHGSVYDPPHAVTVPRRTGLHWRGIQARLNGFTEVRAARISGDRNPAHPLANAPDQYAHVNGEPDRCVLPRTTTTDDRVPPPSRSERGGASD, encoded by the coding sequence ATGGCCGCATACGGCCGGCCGACCCTTCGAGACCTGTTCGATGAATCACCGACGCCCCACATCGCACACCCACCCCGAAGCCACCATCGGGACTTCTATCTCGCTACAGACGGTTCCTTCAGACCCCACAGTGGCGAGACAGCCGACCACGGTGGCGGGCTGGGCGTCGTCATCGAGACGTTCGACGGCCAGCGAGTGACACGGCTGTCGGTACCCGACACGGCCCCGGACAACAACGTCGCGGAGTACCGCGCGCTCCATCTGGGACTGGACGTTCTGGCGGCACGCGCACCCCGCGACGCCCGTGTCGGCCTCCTCATCGACCACGACCAGCTGGCGGGCAACGTCAACGCCGAAGTCCTCGCGACACACGGCTCCGTCTACGACCCGCCACACGCCGTCACTGTCCCCCGCAGGACGGGACTGCACTGGCGTGGCATCCAGGCTCGACTGAACGGCTTCACGGAGGTGAGAGCCGCCCGGATCTCGGGCGACCGGAATCCAGCCCATCCGTTGGCCAACGCACCGGACCAGTACGCACACGTCAACGGCGAACCCGACCGCTGTGTCCTCCCGCGGACGACCACCACCGACGACCGGGTACCCCCGCCGTCCCGATCCGAGCGCGGTGGCGCATCGGACTAA
- a CDS encoding cobyrinic acid a,c-diamide synthase, producing MNGVVLAGTQSGVGKTVATLSTLVALEAAGTDVQPAKAGPDFIDPSHHRAVTDTPSRSLDPWLSGPDGTRRTYWRGDGDVCVVEGMMGLYDGSVCSTARVADCLDLPVVLVVDASAGMQSVAATALGFRAYADRVDADIDVAGVLAQQAHGGRHAEGIRDALPEELTYFGRIPPQSDLEIPDRHLGLVMGAESPVDRKALTAAAEHIRTDRLLAAMEPAQRPADAETTTPTDDDTVVAVARDDAFCFVYPSTVERLRAGATVEQFSPVAGDPLPDADAVYLPGGYPERFGPELADSSTLAELADRAAEGLPVYGECGGLMALSESLTTVEGDRYGMAGVLPAQVRMRERYQALDHVELSARRETVTAGNGERRRGHEFHYSEASVADDATFAFDVVRGEGIDGDHDGLTEYRTVGTYAHCHAESGAFDAFLSASFDSMRGR from the coding sequence ATGAACGGCGTCGTCCTCGCCGGCACGCAGTCGGGCGTCGGCAAGACGGTTGCGACGCTTTCGACGCTCGTCGCTCTCGAAGCGGCTGGCACGGACGTCCAGCCGGCGAAAGCCGGTCCGGACTTCATCGATCCGAGCCACCACCGCGCCGTGACCGACACGCCTTCGCGGAGCCTCGATCCGTGGCTGTCGGGTCCGGACGGCACCCGCCGGACCTACTGGCGCGGCGACGGCGACGTCTGTGTCGTCGAGGGAATGATGGGGTTGTACGACGGGAGCGTCTGCTCGACGGCCCGGGTCGCGGACTGTCTGGACCTCCCCGTGGTCCTCGTGGTCGACGCCAGCGCCGGCATGCAAAGCGTCGCCGCGACGGCACTCGGGTTCCGGGCGTACGCCGACCGCGTCGACGCCGACATCGACGTGGCCGGCGTCCTCGCCCAGCAGGCCCACGGCGGTCGCCACGCCGAGGGTATCCGGGACGCCCTTCCCGAGGAGTTGACCTACTTCGGCCGGATTCCGCCACAGTCGGATCTGGAGATTCCCGACCGACACCTCGGGCTTGTGATGGGTGCAGAGTCCCCGGTCGACCGGAAGGCACTGACGGCCGCTGCCGAGCACATCCGCACTGATCGGCTGCTAGCGGCGATGGAGCCGGCACAGCGGCCGGCCGACGCCGAGACCACGACGCCGACGGACGACGATACCGTCGTCGCCGTCGCCCGCGACGACGCGTTCTGTTTCGTCTACCCCTCGACTGTCGAACGGCTCCGAGCGGGTGCGACGGTCGAGCAGTTCTCCCCAGTCGCCGGCGACCCGCTGCCCGACGCCGACGCCGTCTACCTCCCCGGCGGCTACCCCGAGCGGTTCGGCCCCGAACTCGCCGACTCGTCGACGCTGGCCGAACTGGCCGATCGAGCGGCCGAGGGCCTCCCGGTTTACGGGGAGTGTGGCGGGCTGATGGCACTCTCGGAGTCGCTGACGACCGTCGAGGGCGACCGCTACGGGATGGCCGGGGTCCTCCCGGCACAGGTCCGGATGCGCGAACGGTACCAGGCGCTCGATCACGTCGAACTCAGCGCCCGGCGGGAGACGGTGACGGCTGGGAACGGTGAACGGCGCCGCGGCCACGAGTTCCACTACTCGGAGGCGTCGGTGGCCGACGACGCAACCTTCGCGTTCGATGTCGTCCGGGGCGAGGGAATCGACGGCGATCACGATGGACTGACCGAGTACCGGACGGTGGGAACGTACGCCCACTGCCACGCCGAGAGCGGGGCGTTCGACGCGTTCCTATCAGCGAGCTTCGACTCCATGCGTGGGCGTTGA